From a region of the Gavia stellata isolate bGavSte3 chromosome 32, bGavSte3.hap2, whole genome shotgun sequence genome:
- the SH3GL1 gene encoding endophilin-A2 isoform X2, whose product MSVAGLKKQFYKASQLVSEKVGGAEGTKLDDDFKEMEKKVDLTSKAVTEVLTRTIEYLQPNPASRAKLTMLNTMSKIRGQVKNPGYPQSEGLLGESMIRYGKELGEDSNFGDALLDAGESMKRLAEVKDSLDIEVKQNFIDPLQNLCDKDLKEIQHHLKKLEGRRLDFDYKKKRQGKIPDEELRQAMEKFEESKEVAETSMHNLLETDIEQVSQLSALVDAQLDYHRQAVQILDELAEKLKRRMREASSRPKREYKPKPRETYDFGDTDQSNGGFSCNPTPKVSGTPLDQPCCKALYDFEPENDGELGFKEGDIITLTNQIDENWYEGMINGQSGFFPLNYVEVLVPLPQ is encoded by the exons ATGTCGGTGGCGGGGCTGAAGAAGCAGTTCTACAAGGCGAGCCAG ctggtcAGCGAGAAGGTTGGAGGGGCTGAAGGGACCAAGCTAGACGATGACTtcaaggaaatggaaaag AAAGTGGACCTGACCAGCAAGGCGGTTACAGAAGTATTGACCAGAACAATAGAGTACCTCCAGCCGAACCCAG CTTCCAGAGCCAAGCTAACCATGCTCAACACGATGTCGAAGATCCGCGGGCAGGTGAAGAACCCCGGCTACCCGCAGTCGGAAGGGCTGCTGGGGGAGAGCATGATCCGATACGGCAAGGAGCTGGGCGAGGACTCCAACTTCG GCGATGCGCTTCTTGATGCTGGCGAATCTATGAAGCGGTTGGCTGAAGTGAAGGACTCGCTGGATATTGAAgtcaaacaaaattttattgaTCCCCTCCAGAACCTGTGTGACAAAGACCTGAAAGAGATCCAG CACCACCTCAAGAAGCTGGAAGGCCGACGCTTGGACTTTGACTACAAGAAGAAACGACAGGGCAAAATTCCTGATGAGGAACTTCGACAGGCCATGGAGAAATTTGAAGAGTCCAAGGAAGTAGCGGAGACCAGTATGCACAACCTCCTAGAAACTGAT ATCGAGCAGGTGAGCCAGCTCTCGGCCTTGGTGGACGCCCAGCTGGACTACCACAGGCAGGCAGTGCAGATCCTGGACGAGCTTGCAGAAAAACTCAAACGCAG aatGAGGGAGGCCTCCTCGCGTCCCAAGCGGGAATACAAGCCCAAACCCAGGGAGACATATGACTTTGGAGACACTGACCAATCTAACGGGGGCTTCTCTTGCAATCCTACCCCCAAAGTCTCAG GCA cccccctggaccagccctgctgcaagGCTCTCTACGACTTTGAACCCGAAAACGACGGTGAGCTGGGCTTCAAGGAAGGCGACATCATCACCCTGACCAACCAGATCGACGAAAACTGGTACGAGGGCATGATCAACGGCCAGTCGGGCTTCTTCCCCCTCAACTACGTGGAAGTGCTGGTTCCGCTACCTCAGTGA
- the SH3GL1 gene encoding endophilin-A2 isoform X1 produces the protein MSVAGLKKQFYKASQLVSEKVGGAEGTKLDDDFKEMEKKVDLTSKAVTEVLTRTIEYLQPNPASRAKLTMLNTMSKIRGQVKNPGYPQSEGLLGESMIRYGKELGEDSNFGDALLDAGESMKRLAEVKDSLDIEVKQNFIDPLQNLCDKDLKEIQHHLKKLEGRRLDFDYKKKRQGKIPDEELRQAMEKFEESKEVAETSMHNLLETDIEQVSQLSALVDAQLDYHRQAVQILDELAEKLKRRMREASSRPKREYKPKPRETYDFGDTDQSNGGFSCNPTPKVSAPLDQPCCKALYDFEPENDGELGFKEGDIITLTNQIDENWYEGMINGQSGFFPLNYVEVLVPLPQ, from the exons ATGTCGGTGGCGGGGCTGAAGAAGCAGTTCTACAAGGCGAGCCAG ctggtcAGCGAGAAGGTTGGAGGGGCTGAAGGGACCAAGCTAGACGATGACTtcaaggaaatggaaaag AAAGTGGACCTGACCAGCAAGGCGGTTACAGAAGTATTGACCAGAACAATAGAGTACCTCCAGCCGAACCCAG CTTCCAGAGCCAAGCTAACCATGCTCAACACGATGTCGAAGATCCGCGGGCAGGTGAAGAACCCCGGCTACCCGCAGTCGGAAGGGCTGCTGGGGGAGAGCATGATCCGATACGGCAAGGAGCTGGGCGAGGACTCCAACTTCG GCGATGCGCTTCTTGATGCTGGCGAATCTATGAAGCGGTTGGCTGAAGTGAAGGACTCGCTGGATATTGAAgtcaaacaaaattttattgaTCCCCTCCAGAACCTGTGTGACAAAGACCTGAAAGAGATCCAG CACCACCTCAAGAAGCTGGAAGGCCGACGCTTGGACTTTGACTACAAGAAGAAACGACAGGGCAAAATTCCTGATGAGGAACTTCGACAGGCCATGGAGAAATTTGAAGAGTCCAAGGAAGTAGCGGAGACCAGTATGCACAACCTCCTAGAAACTGAT ATCGAGCAGGTGAGCCAGCTCTCGGCCTTGGTGGACGCCCAGCTGGACTACCACAGGCAGGCAGTGCAGATCCTGGACGAGCTTGCAGAAAAACTCAAACGCAG aatGAGGGAGGCCTCCTCGCGTCCCAAGCGGGAATACAAGCCCAAACCCAGGGAGACATATGACTTTGGAGACACTGACCAATCTAACGGGGGCTTCTCTTGCAATCCTACCCCCAAAGTCTCAG cccccctggaccagccctgctgcaagGCTCTCTACGACTTTGAACCCGAAAACGACGGTGAGCTGGGCTTCAAGGAAGGCGACATCATCACCCTGACCAACCAGATCGACGAAAACTGGTACGAGGGCATGATCAACGGCCAGTCGGGCTTCTTCCCCCTCAACTACGTGGAAGTGCTGGTTCCGCTACCTCAGTGA
- the SH3GL1 gene encoding endophilin-A2 isoform X3 has product MSVAGLKKQFYKASQLVSEKVGGAEGTKLDDDFKEMEKKVDLTSKAVTEVLTRTIEYLQPNPASRAKLTMLNTMSKIRGQVKNPGYPQSEGLLGESMIRYGKELGEDSNFGDALLDAGESMKRLAEVKDSLDIEVKQNFIDPLQNLCDKDLKEIQHHLKKLEGRRLDFDYKKKRQGKIPDEELRQAMEKFEESKEVAETSMHNLLETDIEQVSQLSALVDAQLDYHRQAVQILDELAEKLKRRMREASSRPKREYKPKPRETYDFGDTDQSNGGFSCNPTPKVSASSSFRSDKPSRASVRSIREFPPSALHDV; this is encoded by the exons ATGTCGGTGGCGGGGCTGAAGAAGCAGTTCTACAAGGCGAGCCAG ctggtcAGCGAGAAGGTTGGAGGGGCTGAAGGGACCAAGCTAGACGATGACTtcaaggaaatggaaaag AAAGTGGACCTGACCAGCAAGGCGGTTACAGAAGTATTGACCAGAACAATAGAGTACCTCCAGCCGAACCCAG CTTCCAGAGCCAAGCTAACCATGCTCAACACGATGTCGAAGATCCGCGGGCAGGTGAAGAACCCCGGCTACCCGCAGTCGGAAGGGCTGCTGGGGGAGAGCATGATCCGATACGGCAAGGAGCTGGGCGAGGACTCCAACTTCG GCGATGCGCTTCTTGATGCTGGCGAATCTATGAAGCGGTTGGCTGAAGTGAAGGACTCGCTGGATATTGAAgtcaaacaaaattttattgaTCCCCTCCAGAACCTGTGTGACAAAGACCTGAAAGAGATCCAG CACCACCTCAAGAAGCTGGAAGGCCGACGCTTGGACTTTGACTACAAGAAGAAACGACAGGGCAAAATTCCTGATGAGGAACTTCGACAGGCCATGGAGAAATTTGAAGAGTCCAAGGAAGTAGCGGAGACCAGTATGCACAACCTCCTAGAAACTGAT ATCGAGCAGGTGAGCCAGCTCTCGGCCTTGGTGGACGCCCAGCTGGACTACCACAGGCAGGCAGTGCAGATCCTGGACGAGCTTGCAGAAAAACTCAAACGCAG aatGAGGGAGGCCTCCTCGCGTCCCAAGCGGGAATACAAGCCCAAACCCAGGGAGACATATGACTTTGGAGACACTGACCAATCTAACGGGGGCTTCTCTTGCAATCCTACCCCCAAAGTCTCAG CTTCCTCCTCTTTCCGATCCGACAAGCCGTCCCGGGCCTCCGTCAGGAGTATCCGTGAGTTTCCTCCCTCCGCACTGCATGATGTGTGA